In Halarcobacter bivalviorum, a genomic segment contains:
- a CDS encoding prephenate dehydrogenase: MNIGIIGLGLMGGSFAKAVKKYSIATEVYGYARNEKTKKEIEELNLVDQLVDIKTMKEKCDLIVLAIPVDNIISMLPEFLDIKDKTTIMDLGSTKEFIIKSVPPKIRKNFIAAHPMTGTEKSGPKAAIDNLYEGKTVVLCNLEENENQHVNRAFKVFQEIGMRIVAMDADEHDIHACYMSHLPHAISYSLANTVMGHEDPKSIIALAAGGFKDMSRIAKSSPDMWTDIFKQNRKNLLASIDLFENHMKKVREMIETEDYSSLKEWMKKANTLHEIL; encoded by the coding sequence TTGAATATAGGTATTATTGGTTTAGGTTTAATGGGTGGTTCTTTTGCAAAGGCTGTAAAAAAATACTCAATTGCCACAGAAGTTTACGGATATGCAAGAAATGAAAAGACAAAAAAAGAGATTGAAGAATTAAATTTAGTTGACCAACTAGTTGATATTAAAACAATGAAAGAAAAATGTGATTTAATTGTTCTTGCAATCCCTGTAGATAATATTATTTCGATGCTTCCAGAATTTTTAGATATTAAAGATAAAACTACAATTATGGATTTAGGTTCAACAAAAGAGTTTATTATTAAAAGTGTACCTCCTAAAATTAGAAAAAATTTTATTGCAGCACACCCAATGACAGGAACTGAAAAGTCAGGTCCAAAAGCTGCAATTGATAATTTATATGAAGGGAAAACAGTAGTTTTATGTAATCTTGAAGAAAATGAAAATCAACATGTTAATAGAGCATTTAAGGTTTTTCAAGAAATAGGAATGCGAATTGTTGCAATGGATGCAGATGAGCACGATATTCATGCTTGTTATATGTCTCATTTACCTCATGCTATCTCTTACTCTTTAGCAAATACAGTAATGGGACATGAAGACCCAAAATCAATTATTGCTTTAGCAGCAGGTGGTTTTAAAGATATGAGTAGAATCGCTAAATCAAGTCCTGATATGTGGACTGATATTTTTAAACAAAATAGAAAAAATCTTTTAGCTTCAATCGATTTATTTGAAAATCACATGAAAAAAGTACGAGAAATGATTGAGACTGAAGATTATTCTTCTTTAAAAGAGTGGATGAAAAAAGCAAATACACTACATGAGATTTTATAA
- the folP gene encoding dihydropteroate synthase: MKLQKININDKKKVFEALGCDKGGISILSKKSSLQTILIKNLHVGAANILKQDALSIGADLAVPTGVIVAKEKYVDAILIATNKHLEILSRKELSQPFGLKEFAKELKAFINLKKYPTKIMGVLNANEDSFFKDSRFSQKDAQERIIKLIEDGASIVDIGAVSSRPGSTPVSWQEELQRAKPIIDTIYENNLYEKARFSLDSYEPKVLEYALDKGFSIVNDITGLANNEVCKVAAKYNAEVVIMHMQKDPTVMQENPVYEDLIQEIDDFFQERIVKAKDFGIKNNIILDVGIGFGKTLTHNLQLLKNLEHFKHFNCELLIGASRKSMIDKIIPTPTEERLPGTLAIHLESINYGASIIRCHDVKEHFQALKVQEAINTQEIL, from the coding sequence ATGAAGCTACAAAAAATAAATATTAATGACAAAAAAAAAGTTTTTGAAGCCTTAGGTTGTGATAAAGGTGGAATCTCTATTCTTTCAAAGAAATCATCTTTACAAACTATTTTAATTAAAAACCTACATGTAGGAGCAGCAAATATTTTAAAACAAGATGCTCTATCAATTGGAGCAGATTTAGCTGTACCAACAGGGGTTATTGTTGCAAAAGAGAAATATGTAGATGCAATTTTAATAGCTACAAATAAGCATTTAGAAATACTTTCAAGAAAAGAGCTATCTCAACCTTTTGGACTAAAAGAGTTTGCAAAAGAGCTTAAAGCCTTTATTAACTTAAAAAAATATCCTACAAAAATTATGGGTGTATTAAATGCAAATGAAGACTCTTTTTTTAAAGATAGTAGATTTAGCCAAAAAGATGCCCAAGAAAGAATAATCAAGCTTATAGAAGATGGAGCTTCTATTGTTGATATTGGAGCTGTTTCAAGTAGGCCAGGTAGTACACCTGTATCTTGGCAAGAAGAACTTCAAAGAGCAAAACCAATAATAGATACAATTTATGAAAATAATTTATATGAAAAAGCTAGATTCTCTTTAGATTCATATGAGCCAAAAGTTTTAGAATATGCTTTAGATAAGGGTTTTTCTATTGTAAATGATATTACAGGTTTAGCAAACAATGAGGTATGTAAAGTTGCTGCAAAATACAATGCGGAAGTAGTAATTATGCATATGCAAAAAGATCCAACTGTTATGCAAGAGAATCCTGTTTATGAAGATTTGATTCAAGAAATTGATGATTTTTTTCAAGAAAGAATTGTAAAAGCAAAAGATTTTGGAATAAAAAATAACATTATATTAGATGTAGGAATTGGTTTTGGTAAAACCTTAACTCATAATTTACAACTTCTAAAAAATTTAGAACATTTTAAACATTTTAACTGTGAATTATTAATAGGTGCAAGTAGAAAATCTATGATTGATAAGATTATTCCAACCCCTACAGAAGAGAGGCTTCCTGGTACTTTAGCAATACATTTAGAATCAATAAATTATGGAGCTTCAATTATTAGATGCCATGATGTAAAAGAACATTTTCAGGCTCTTAAAGTTCAAGAAGCTATAAATACACAAGAGATTTTATAA
- a CDS encoding DNA polymerase III subunit delta', protein MMFNEKIETAHILIVNDIDEALNSLLPFYSKHNIRVIKNEEKEEFQLAQATATIKEAYISSNEKKYIFLCGKVFRKEAQNSLLKILEEPPSNIVFIIITNSKSTILPTIFSRMPHKILRKTKEKEELSLDIKKLDLKDVYEFLKTNQRIDKKESISFVESLLLKINKEKITLSQAELELFSKSIKLLNLNSRPINVLTTLLLTLINRKNKY, encoded by the coding sequence ATGATGTTTAATGAAAAAATTGAAACTGCTCATATTTTAATTGTTAATGATATTGATGAGGCATTAAACTCTTTATTGCCTTTTTACTCTAAACATAATATAAGAGTAATAAAGAATGAGGAGAAAGAGGAGTTTCAATTAGCTCAAGCAACAGCTACAATAAAAGAAGCATATATCTCTTCAAATGAAAAAAAATATATTTTTCTTTGTGGAAAAGTATTTAGAAAAGAGGCGCAAAACTCTTTATTAAAGATTTTAGAAGAGCCTCCTTCAAATATTGTATTTATAATAATTACAAACTCAAAATCTACTATTTTACCTACAATTTTTTCAAGAATGCCCCATAAAATTCTTAGAAAAACTAAAGAGAAAGAGGAACTTAGTTTAGATATAAAAAAACTTGATTTAAAAGATGTATATGAATTTTTAAAAACGAATCAAAGAATAGATAAAAAAGAGTCTATCTCTTTTGTTGAGTCTTTACTTTTAAAAATAAATAAAGAGAAAATAACTCTATCTCAAGCAGAATTAGAACTATTTTCTAAATCTATTAAACTTTTAAATCTAAATTCTAGACCAATAAATGTGTTAACTACCCTACTTTTAACACTAATAAATAGAAAAAATAAATATTAA
- a CDS encoding HobA family DNA replication regulator, which yields MQEFLNWTVDTIREDRLISPWLEEKKYEWVPLVSKSITNILEKGRSVLVITDSDRDWFLKYVLTHINSQKKNRPFLPFYNFKSFYKDLDEVKTEDEIKFIKDMLNISFPNGYCFWYIGRSQDARAILPKFSKNSFLWIFDEEIQDAFNLKNNDEALDMKLLQMFRLYDKTLSAALFAEINVEH from the coding sequence GTGCAAGAATTTCTGAATTGGACAGTAGATACAATTAGAGAAGATAGGCTTATTTCACCTTGGTTAGAAGAAAAAAAGTATGAATGGGTTCCTTTAGTTTCTAAATCAATTACAAATATTTTAGAAAAAGGAAGATCAGTATTAGTTATTACAGATAGTGATAGAGATTGGTTTTTAAAATATGTTTTAACACATATTAATTCTCAAAAGAAAAATAGACCATTCTTACCTTTTTATAACTTTAAATCTTTCTATAAAGATTTAGATGAAGTAAAAACAGAAGATGAGATAAAATTCATCAAAGATATGTTAAATATATCTTTTCCAAATGGATATTGCTTTTGGTATATTGGAAGAAGTCAAGATGCAAGAGCAATCTTACCTAAATTTTCAAAGAACTCTTTTCTTTGGATTTTTGATGAAGAGATACAAGATGCATTTAATTTAAAAAATAATGATGAGGCTTTAGATATGAAACTTTTACAAATGTTTAGGCTTTATGATAAAACTTTAAGTGCGGCACTTTTTGCGGAGATTAATGTAGAACACTAA